One region of Planctomycetia bacterium genomic DNA includes:
- a CDS encoding SgcJ/EcaC family oxidoreductase has product MSATFGSVFNARDKAGMLALYTDDAILTIDGKEVARGRDAIAAMMAPMLDSPLKIEARCGACHENGDTAIVRTDWVLKAPDGSTAMQGSSAEVLRRGPDGLWRFVIDDATFSSRNAVG; this is encoded by the coding sequence ATGTCGGCGACCTTCGGCTCGGTCTTCAATGCCCGCGACAAGGCCGGGATGCTGGCTCTTTATACCGACGACGCGATTCTCACGATCGACGGAAAGGAGGTCGCGCGCGGACGCGACGCCATCGCTGCCATGATGGCGCCGATGCTCGACAGCCCCCTGAAGATCGAAGCGCGCTGCGGCGCCTGCCATGAGAACGGCGATACCGCCATCGTTCGCACCGATTGGGTCCTCAAGGCGCCCGACGGCTCGACGGCCATGCAGGGCTCGTCAGCCGAAGTGCTGCGCCGCGGCCCCGACGGCCTCTGGCGTTTCGTCATCGACGACGCGACGTTCTCGAGCCGCAACGCGGTCGGGTGA
- a CDS encoding RidA family protein — protein MSGGRFRPRRAQPFGAIEGRRADGLDRVVRCAQLQGFVNCEPGYTGIPRVVNGSSDLIVAVYCESGKHSRFAVGSHALPENIAAEIAAIFEVN, from the coding sequence GTGAGCGGCGGAAGATTTAGGCCACGCCGCGCTCAGCCGTTTGGCGCAATTGAAGGACGCCGCGCAGATGGCCTCGACCGCGTCGTCCGCTGCGCGCAATTGCAAGGCTTCGTCAATTGCGAGCCCGGTTACACCGGAATCCCGCGCGTCGTGAACGGCAGTTCCGACCTCATCGTCGCCGTGTACTGCGAGTCCGGCAAACACTCCCGCTTCGCCGTCGGCTCCCACGCGCTGCCGGAGAACATCGCGGCGGAGATCGCGGCGATTTTTGAGGTCAACTAG